The Apium graveolens cultivar Ventura chromosome 3, ASM990537v1, whole genome shotgun sequence sequence AACAATATCACAGTTTAAAACAATAAAATATGAGGATAGCTGTGTCTTTGAATCTGAAGCAAAATCGGTGCAGCCTAGATCACCGCAACTGCCCATGACTCATAGCACTGGATCAAAGAACTGTGTGAGCCTTCCCATAATACCGGTTTATGAATGGAGACTGCAAGAACAAAAAAATAAAGCGACATAAAGATGGTCAGTATTGCCTAGCTTCAACTCAATTAATCATGTAACCTTTGAGAAATTAGAAAAAACTTTCCATGTGAAAGGAAAAACCGGAGTGGGCTTTAGCATCTTACTTTTACATCAGACACATCAGGAGTATCAGGTGAAGGCATGGGGTAAAATTTGTAAAACTTCATTTTCTCAAATGCAGTCTTTGTCTCCTCGCTCATTTCTTCTATAGCCTTTTTCCGGGCTTCCCTCGCCTATGATCAGGAATAAACTACATCAGTAAATGGTGGAACATAAATGACTACTTTCTACTAcgtaaatctttataaatgtacCTCTCGGTTTGATTTTTTTGCTTCTCGAACTTTCTCCTTGAGAAAATCCTGGGAAATGAAGCAAAAAAAAACTTTTCACTCATATGTCTAATCTATAGGAGAAAAATGCTGTTGCCATACTAACTAAAGGTTACCTTGAAGGCATCCTTTTGATCAGCAGATAGTTCTTCCTCTTCAATAAATTTGTCAGTAAATTCCTGCAGGTTGGAACATGTTGACGTTACTGATCAGACTACTACACATGCTATTCTACTTTATTATCCAAAAATAACATATGAACTCCTAGAAAAAAATTATTGTTGCTCCATAAATGCGAATCTTTCAAAAGTTGTACATAAGCAGGTATTAAAACATCCGTCTGGCTGGTAACGTAATCAGTAAAATTTCATGAGTGTGAATGTTAAAAAAAGATATGAATTATCAAAACTCACTAATTAGTACTCCCTCCGTACCTTTGAATTGTTAACATTTGAAATGAAGTGTTCGATACGCATTTTAAGGCTCCTATCTAGTATAGTtacataaattatttttcaaattttttttttctgaataaatattaaatgtttaaactattattcagaaaaagaaaatgttCAAAATAAGTTATACAACTACATTAGATAAaagccttaaaatgcgtgtcgaacacttcatttcaaatgttaacaattcaaagggacagagggagtaaatGTCATTTTACACTTATTGGGAAAAGATTATATATTTCATGAATTTACTCACCTCAACTTCATCAAATTCCCAATCGAACTCTGTGAAGACCTGAAGGAAATAAATGAGTCAGATAAATAAAATAGTGGATGAAATAGTGGAGTTAAATCTAGTAAACCTTAGAGCATAGTAATCAATTTTCTTATATATATTCTAACTGGAAACACTAATTTAAAATTTTGGCCCAATATCTATGTTGGTAGAGACACCCTGTCTCAAGGACCTGTCCTTTTCGTAAGGTAAATAAAAAAAAGAGTAAAAGGTGTTATTAACATCTTAGAAGCAGAGACATTTTATATTAACTACTAATTTGTAATAGTTTCACTAAGATTCGTGTTGGTAAATCTGCATGACTTCAGAGGATCTACGATTTGTTTAAAAGAGAGAAACTATTCCAGTGTGAAAAGTAAAAAAGAAATACCGGCTTGGGTTCTGCAGGAAATATGATTTGCACAATGGTGCTCTGGTCCAGTTCATCTTCCTTAAATGGCTGATAGAAATCtgcatataaaaataaaaatgttgtCATGCTTTGTAGATCACAGAGGGAGTCCAAACATTTCAATTTAGAACAAGAAAAATGTTAAGCTAAAATTTCAATTTGTAGTAGTTAGCAGATAATGAAAAGTGCTATGTAACCGCAGAAGGAAAACTACCCCCTCCCCCCAAAAAAAAAGTTTGACCGGCTCATCAATTTCATtaattattgcaaattcacaACTAGACCACAAGGAAGAATAAGATTTCACGTGCAACACGCCTGGTTtatttgaatatcttttcatcAACTCTGTATAAAATAGGATATTATTAACATTAAGTCATAGACGTGATCATCATCCAAGTGAACTCACATGGTAAGCAGTACTCAAATTTCTTCACGCGGTCTAACTTCATCTGTTTTAAGCCAGCCCTGCACAGCAATTGTAGTGAAATTACCCATACAACCCAACACAATTTTATCTCAAATTTCTGAACAAACTCTAGTAAAGTTCTGCTTAAACCCACAGAAATATAAGAAAAATCCAATAGATGATTTTCCGTTATTCACTATTTGTTCTTGTGTCTCAGTAGTTTGATAATTGAAACCATAGTACTAAACACAGCACGTTAGCACCTTGTGAAACTGTACACTTGATAGCATATTTAGAGGAAGAGCAATGCATCTATGCTTCAGTCAGTCTGGCACAACTAGTCTAGTCCAACTCCTTATATGAAAACTGGGAACACACAACATGGTTTTCACGTCGATAAGTCGAGTCGAGTCGATGGAGGTCCAGCTTGTCGACTAGTCGGCTAGTCGTAGACTAGTTGCTGACTAGTCGACAAATTAAtagtaattaaataaataaaatgtaataATATATATCTCTTCTACGTGGTATTCCACAACAAAAGTCTAACATTTTCACACTCATATGTATATCAATCACAAAATAGATATGTTAATTACAAACATATCTTTTTCCCCTCCCATGTACACACATAAATACCCCGACTATAGAAACATGCTAACAGATTATCCTACACGTATATCCACTTTTGATCAATTTATACATACATAAACACACAAACATAAAAGCATATAGTTGAGATTAGCATGTTGATTGTTGTTGATGTTTAGTAGTTTTCTAAaaattttttattctttttcattttaaaattttgattgGATTTTGCAACCCGACTAGTCGATAAGTCGAGTGATTAGTCGACCAAGTTGACCGATTAGTCGACAATTCACAAGTCAGCCTCTCTTTCTCAAACCGAGTCGACGACTAGTCCACTAGTTGAGCACCGTGACAACAATGACATACAACAGAACCGGAAAGGAAAAATACCTTCTTTGTGTACAGCTCAAAATAAAGATTTGGGACTTCAATCGTTCAACTTGAGAATCTCTGTAGAATAAGGTTAAAAAACAACATTAGATGGAAATGCGGCAATTCAACAACCATGTTTAGAAGTTCAAGATAACATGTAGAAAACAAACAAGGAGCACTTTTTAAGACCTGTTTTCCAATGGTATATATGGAACCCAGTCCATTTTCATTTGCTTCATTGGAATAATTTCCTCAACCTCCCTCTGTACTGAGTTGATGCCTATCTTATCAGAAGGTGGAAAGGGAGATTCAACCTGCACAATAACAAAAGGGTAAGAGGAAACAGAAATTTATAAACTTAACAGCACTACAAATCTAATTTTCCTAAAAGCAGTCAGTTTAAAAGACGTGAGTTGGGTGACAGTTAAGAGTTACTTGCCAAACAAACAGTATCACTTTCAAAGATGACAATTTGACTGTACACTGTACTATTAAGTTGCGAGCTTAATTAACAGAACAGTAGCAAACATTGCCTATTTATGTACTACTACCGAATGGTTTTAGAGCTTACTCCTCTGGTCATAGTAGACATGGAAATTTCTTTTGCCAACTGACATGGCAGTGCGCTTAAGAAAAGAGTATGGCACTTGCAGTTAAGGACTTGCTGCCAAATCAGTTCGGAGGTGGTGGCTCCAGTAAAGCAAAAATCATTACTAAGTTTTTACCTTATAGCCTTACTGACTGTTAATTAATATAAGCTACTCAAACATTCAAAAGATAATTCATGTCATACACacaatatataattttttttgctTAGCTTTAGGCTCTTCATAGAGGTCCATTCTAAAAGATTTTCTGCATCTGCTCTAATACCAAGTGTATATTGCTATTGGTCTCTTTTCATCACAACTTCTTTATTTGCCTAAAAACTATTTTATCCTTATCCAATACAGAGCAGTATAAATGCGAAATTTTCTGCAGCTAAAGATTTCAGTATTATCATTATTAAATACCAAGTAAACCCTTCTAATGTACTGTTCTGTAGTGAGCTCTAATACAGTTCTGAAGTACATTACTTTATGATCTCTTATAATCATGTATGGTACTCTACATTATGAAAAAGAATCACAAACTTGCAAGTTCAAAAAAATCTACCATTTTTACCACTCCAATACTATTATTTTCCTAGATTTGTTCCAAAAATTAAATGTTTGTAAAAAAGTGTTGGAAATTTATACTAATTGTTTAATTTGCCTATTAAATATCATATTATTCCACAGTATAATCCACTTCTACAAACAACTAAAAGACAAGCAGACTTACAGCAACCACTACAGGTATGACTGACACTTTTCCTTGACCATTGAAAAAGACCAATTGAGCTGCAAGCAGAACAAAATAGCTGTCAGAAATAGAGAGAAGGAAGACAGAAACAGTTGGACACAAATTGAAGCATGAGCATAAACTATATGCTAGAAAAAGATGATTTATATGTACTGATAACTCACGTTCTGTACAACCAAAGAGATAGACTTTTTTCCCATATAATTCTCCACCTTCTTCGAATGCATTCTGGCCAAAGTAAGAACATTGTAATCATCTTAAGAAAGCATAGACTTGAAAACATTTATGTAGGTAAGTGACTTAAAACTCACCTCAAGATTTGAAAATTTCCACTTGTACTGATAAACAAGGTCCAGCTGATCCCACTGGtaaaagggaagtacaattagATAAATACAAGCAGATGACTCGATAGCATAGCTAACAAAATAGTTTGACAAACAAAAGGACTTAAAAGTCAGACGACTCAAGAGCAGACCTCAGTTCCAACGGGGAAAACTTGCTGCCATAAATCTTCCTGCAAAACAGTTTACAGCTCACAGTTAGCAACAGAATGATGCAAttgttcatatatatatatatatatatatatatatatatatataaatatatatatatatcacttCAAAATTGAAAGTTAACGATCTGAAATTTTAGTGAACACAAAATGT is a genomic window containing:
- the LOC141712781 gene encoding protein HEAT INTOLERANT 4-like, with product MRKGAKRKGSQKDEAAVEKKEVVRAKRTRVPKPVSPVDYFPDKRNLEDLWQQVFPVGTEWDQLDLVYQYKWKFSNLENAFEEGGELYGKKVYLFGCTEPQLVFFNGQGKVSVIPVVVAVESPFPPSDKIGINSVQREVEEIIPMKQMKMDWVPYIPLENRDSQVERLKSQIFILSCTQRRAGLKQMKLDRVKKFEYCLPYFYQPFKEDELDQSTIVQIIFPAEPKPVFTEFDWEFDEVEEFTDKFIEEEELSADQKDAFKDFLKEKVREAKKSNREAREARKKAIEEMSEETKTAFEKMKFYKFYPMPSPDTPDVSDVKSPFINRYYGKAHTVL